CCGAATACCAAGCAAACCATTGCGGTAAACAAAAAAAATATTGTTTTTGAGCCGCGCACTTTCACGAAAATGCAGTTAGAGCCGGGCGTTACCTATACCATTTCCACCAGAAAATTATTGGGTACATCCATTCGTTTAGCTGCACAGGCACAACAGCCGGTACAGTATTTCCAGTTTTCTGCTTTCTCGGTAAACTCAAATCCTGGTGATGTAGGGATTCAATTGAAATCGGGTGACATTATGCGTCTCGAGCAGTCTTACGCACAGTTTTTGACCACTGTTTACGAATTTAAACCTTAGATTTAATTCATTTAAAATTTTTAAACATGACAAAAGTAGATATACTGGCCATTGGTGCACACCCTGATGATGTGGAGCTTGGCTGTGGCGGAACACTTGCTAAAATGATCGCTGAAGGTAAAACAGTCGCCATCGTAGATCTTACCCAAGGCGAACTGGGCACCCGCGGAACCAATTTTACCAGGGCTGAAGAAGCTGCCAAAGCCTCGGAAATCTTAGGGATATCTTATCGTGAAAACCTAAGGATGAAAGACGGTTTCATACAGAATACGGAAGAATACCAAATGAAATTGGTGAAAGTTATTCGCAAATATCAACCAGAAATCGTGCTTGCCAACGCTATTGATGATCGCCATCCTGATCATGCCAAAGCCTCTAAACTGGTTTCTGACGCGTGTTTTCTTGCAGGTCTCGTAAAAATAGAAACCACCGCCGAAGGTGAACAACAAGTTGCCTGGCGGCCGAAACATATTTTCAACTATATCCAGTGGAAGCCTGTGCCACCGCAGTTTGTGGTAGATATTTCAGATTTCATGGATAAGAAGATTGAAGCTTGTTTAGCCTACAAAACACAGTTTTACGACCCTGAATCTAAGGAACCGATGACGCCCATAGCGACCAAGGATTTCCTGGAAAGCCTTACCTACCGCGCCCAGGATTTGGGTAGGCTATCGGGCGTAGTGTATGCTGAAGGTTTTACCTCAGAAAAATTGATTGCATTCAAAAATTTCGACGGAATTGTTTTGTAATTTCACAGAAAAGGCTATATTTGCACACTCAAACGGTGATTGTAGCTCAGTTGGTTAGAGCGTCGGATTGTGGTTCCGAAGGTCGTGGGTTCGAGACCCATCATTCACCCAAAAAATAAGAAACGTACTGGCGATCAGTACGTTTTTTTTGCCTATATCCGAAAAAAGTAAGGCCAAGTGTGGCTTTTCAAAAACTGAATAGCGAAGTCGGTATTTTATGGATGGTGTTTGGCTACTTACTAATAACTAAACAAAAAAGCATCCCTGTGGATGCTTTATAATTCGTCATCAGACTCTATAGTGAATGACTTGGTTTTAAAATCTTTTTCGTGTCTTTCAGAAATCACGTCTTCTCCTTTTTGCGTAATGATGAAGTCGGTCGACTCTCTGAACATTTCTTCAAAACTCTTAAAATCCTCTTTGTAAAGATATATTTTGTGCTTTTCGTAGCTCGGCTCCCCATTCTCCGAAAAGTGTTTTTTGCTTTCGGTAATGGTAAGGTAATAATCGCCGGCTTTGGTTTCGCGCACATCAAAGAAGTAGGTTCTCCGGCCTGCCTTCAGCACTTTCGTGAATATCTCATTTTCCTGACGTTCCTTGTAATCATTCATTTGTAGCTTATTTTTTTGTATCCTATAAAACAAATATAAAGGATTTCCGGGAATTGCAAAATTTATTTTTAACTTTTGTTAAGAAATACAGATTATCGGTAAAGGATTCGCATTTTAAGCTTCCGCGGGGCTTTCTACAGGCGTGAGGTTCAGTATTTTATCCGCCCGTTTTGCGCTGCTTTCGCGATGGGTGATTATGATGGAAGTGCTTTTTTCGAGTTCATTTTCGATGTTTTGAAGGATATTCTCTTCCGTTTCGGTATCCAAAGCAGAGAGTGAGTCATCAAAAATCAGTATTTTCGGATCCTTAATGAGCGCCCTGGCGATACAGATGCGCTGTTTCTGGCCACCTGAAAGCATCACACCGCGTTCGCCGACCATGGTTTTATACTGATCTTTAAATTCGATGATGTTTTTATGTACATCGGCTTTTTTTGCATATTCAGTCACACGCTCCAGTGTTGGTTTGTCTATCGCGAAGCCAATATTGTTTTCAATCGTATCTGAAAAAAGGAAACTCTCCTGCGGAATGTATCCTATATGATTGCGGTAATTACTCAGGTTATGTTCCTTCAGGTTTTTGCCATCTATTAGGATTTCGCCTTCTGTAGGGTCTATCAGCCGGCAGAGTAGTAGTGCTACCGTGGATTTTCCGCTGCCGGTTTTCCCCATGATGGCGAGTGATTTCCCAGCTTCTATCTTGAAGCTAAGGTTATCCAGCGCTTTGATACCGGTATTTGGGTAAACGTAAGACACATTGCGGAACTCGATATCGCCTTTGATAGGATAAACATCATTATTGGTGTTGATGATGTCGGTCTTCATATCCAGAAATTCATTGATACGAGCCATTGAGGCTTCCGCACGCTGATTTACTGATGTCACCCAACCAACCATAGAGAAAGGCCAGATGAGAATATTGATGTACAGGAAGAAATCTGCGATTTTCCCGACACTGAGTTCGTTGTTGAGATATTTCTCGCCGCCGATGACCAGTATGACCACATTCAAAAGTCCGATAACAAAGAGGATGATGGTGAAGAAATAGGCTTCAGTCTTTGCCAAATCAAGGGCTTTTTCCTGATAATCCTTTACCTTGATGCCATAATTCTTCTCAATATATTTTTCTTTCGCAAAGAATTTGACCACGCGGATGCCCGAGAAACTGTCCTGCACAAAAGTGGAGATCGCCGATTGGCTTTTCTGCATGATCTTCGACTTGCGGTTGATGATGGAGCTTACTTTATAAATGACAAACGAGAGGATGGGCAATGGCACCAACGACCAAACGGTCATCGAGACATCGGTTTTAAGCATATAGATGCTGGTAATGATAAGCAAGATCAGCAGGTTTACCACATACATCACACCAGGCCCCAAATACATCCTTACCGCTACCACGTCTTCACTTAGGCGGTTCATCAGGTCGCCAGTAGTGGTTTTTTTGAAATCGGTTAACGAAAGGTCTTGATAATGGGTGTAGATCTTATTCTTAAGTTCATACTCTATCCTCCGCGAAGCTACGATGATCGTCTGGCGCATCATAAAGGTGAAGAATCCTGTAAGCACCGAAGAAATCACGATAATAGCGACATAAATGAGCACTTGGCGGTTAAACCCTAAATTTCCGGTGTTGGCGATCTCATCCACCGAGCGCCCGACGAACTGCACTTTATATATGCTGAAAAAGTTACTGGCAATGATGAATAAAAACCCCCAGAACAACAGCATCCGGTGTTTCCAAAAGTAAGGGTTCAGGGTTTTCAGTGCGTTCATAAGAAATAGTATAAAACTCAGGTAAAATGAAATGCAAAAATAAGAAATTGAAATTTGACCGCCCGCCCGCCAGCGCCATAACAAACAGTGCGTTTGTAAAAAAATACTATCTTTGCAGCCATAAAAAAGTTCTTTGAAATGTTAGGAAGAAGACAAATTCGTGAAAAAGTAATAGAATCGGTATATTCTTATTACCAAAACCCTGTGAAGGCCGATGTGGTGGAGAAAAATATGTTCGCACAGATCGAAAAAATTTATCACCTTTACATCTACCAGCTTAATTTTTTGGTCGCACTGAAGGATTTGGCAGAACACCAAATCGAAATTGGTAAGAATAAATTCATTAAAACCGAAACAAATACCAATCCTAACCAGAAATTCATCAACAACCAAGTCTTGAAAATGCTGGAGGAGAATACCGAAAGACTCTCCTTCACCACCAAACATCAGGAACTGAAGTGGGAACTGTATGATGAACTTTTGGTAAAGACTTTTCAGCGAATGACAGCGGGGAAAAGGTATCAGGACTTTATGAAAGAAGAGGGCTATTCTTTCGAGGAAGACCAAAAATTCATCGGGAAACTATTCCTGAGATATCTGGCAGAGAATGAGGATTTCCATGAGCATCTGGAAGAAAAAGAAATCAGCTGGTCTGATGATTTCCATATCTCTAACTCCATGATCCAGAAAACCATCGGCTTTTTTAAGGAAAATGAGCCCAGCCATACTTTAATTAAGATGATTAAGGATGAAGATGACCGCGATTTTGCACGCAAACTGCTGCGTCAAACCCTCGCACACTGGGAAGAAGCGGAGAAGAAACTTGCAAGCCGCCTCGAGAACTGGGATCTTGAAAGGATTTCACTCATTGACCGTATCATCCTCATCACCGCTATCTGCGAACTCGATTATTTCCCGCTCACACCCGCGCGCGTGATCATCAATGAGTATATCGAAATTTCAAAAGTCTTCTCTACCGACCGTTCAAACATCTTTATCAACGGTATTTTAGATAAATACACCAAAGAATTAAACAGAAACTAAATCATATGAAAAAGTTAGTAAAAGTATTTCCACTTATTGCAGCGCTTGCCTTGGTAAGCTGCAAAAAAGACCAATCCGCGGATCAACTTGTTGCACAGCAAGACAGTACCGGTACAACCACGGCGGCAGTAGTAGAAACTCCGGCAGCTCCGGTTTCAGGACCGTTAACTACCGCAGCACTGTCTGAATCTTCTTACAGTTTCGGTAAAATTAAAAAAGGAGATCAGGTAGAGCATGTATATGAAATCACCAACACTGGTGAAAACCCACTGATTATTTCGGAAGTGAAACCTGCATGTGGCTGTACAGCACCAGATTATACCAAAGATCCTATTATGCCCGGACAGAAAGGTACCATTACCCTGAAATTCGATTCCGCGAGCTTCGATGGTATGGTGAGCAAGCAGGCGGAGGTTTTTGCCAATGTAGAAAAATCACCGATCGTTATTAGTTTCACTGCTGATATTCAACCTTAAAAATTATACAATGATATCAATATTTTTACAGGCCGCGCCTGGCGGTGAAGCTTCTATGATGCCAACCATGATTATGATGGGACTGATGTTCGTAGGATTCTATTTTCTGATGATCCGTCCGCAGATGCGTAAGGCAAAACAGGAAAAAAACTTTCAAGCCACACTTAAGGTAGGCAGCAGAGTAGTGACGACTTCCGGCATGCACGGCAGAATTGCCCAGATTATGGAAGATGGGGTTGTCATCGAAACGCTCTCCGGAAAACTGAAGTTCGAGAAAGCGGCCATCTCAAGAGATTTTACCCAGCAGCGTTTCCCGGAAACCACTGGTGAAGAAAAAAAATAAAAAAAAAGCAACTGTTTTCAGTTGCTTTTTTTGCTTTAACAGAAGATGAGAATCAGCAGACTCGCGACAAAAATCCTGAAGATAGTCACCAGCGGGTACACCTGCGCGTAGCTTTGGATCGGGATGTCGGAATCCAGGTAATTGGTACTGAATGAAAGCGCCGCCGGATCCGTATAGCTGCCACTCATAATGCCGGACAGCTGCAGATAATTGATCTTCATGATGAAATGTCCCACGATTACCATTACAATTAATGGGATAAACGTAATGGCCGAGCCAAACAGCAGCCAGTTCCAGCCGTTATATTTGATGAAATTTTCATAAAACCCATCGCCGGCGTGTATCCCTACAGCCGCAAAAAACAGACAGATTCCAAAATCCTTCATAAAATAAATCGCTCCGTTATTGATATATGAATGGATGAACGAAATACCGCCATAGCGGCTGATGAGCAGGGCGACAATCAGCGGGCCGGCCGCAAAACCAAGTTTTATAGGCACCGGCAAACTCGGGATGACAATTGGTACTGAACCTAAGATGACACCGAGCAACAAACCTGCAAATAGGGACAGGAAATCAGGTTCAAGCAGTTTCTTTTCAGAGTTACCGATGATTTCCTCAACTTCCGCGATGGCTTCTTTCGAGCCAATTACACGTAATTTATCGCCGTAAAACAATTC
This DNA window, taken from Chryseobacterium sp. 6424, encodes the following:
- the bshB1 gene encoding bacillithiol biosynthesis deacetylase BshB1, whose amino-acid sequence is MTKVDILAIGAHPDDVELGCGGTLAKMIAEGKTVAIVDLTQGELGTRGTNFTRAEEAAKASEILGISYRENLRMKDGFIQNTEEYQMKLVKVIRKYQPEIVLANAIDDRHPDHAKASKLVSDACFLAGLVKIETTAEGEQQVAWRPKHIFNYIQWKPVPPQFVVDISDFMDKKIEACLAYKTQFYDPESKEPMTPIATKDFLESLTYRAQDLGRLSGVVYAEGFTSEKLIAFKNFDGIVL
- a CDS encoding DUF3276 family protein; this encodes MNDYKERQENEIFTKVLKAGRRTYFFDVRETKAGDYYLTITESKKHFSENGEPSYEKHKIYLYKEDFKSFEEMFRESTDFIITQKGEDVISERHEKDFKTKSFTIESDDEL
- a CDS encoding ABC transporter ATP-binding protein, with protein sequence MNALKTLNPYFWKHRMLLFWGFLFIIASNFFSIYKVQFVGRSVDEIANTGNLGFNRQVLIYVAIIVISSVLTGFFTFMMRQTIIVASRRIEYELKNKIYTHYQDLSLTDFKKTTTGDLMNRLSEDVVAVRMYLGPGVMYVVNLLILLIITSIYMLKTDVSMTVWSLVPLPILSFVIYKVSSIINRKSKIMQKSQSAISTFVQDSFSGIRVVKFFAKEKYIEKNYGIKVKDYQEKALDLAKTEAYFFTIILFVIGLLNVVILVIGGEKYLNNELSVGKIADFFLYINILIWPFSMVGWVTSVNQRAEASMARINEFLDMKTDIINTNNDVYPIKGDIEFRNVSYVYPNTGIKALDNLSFKIEAGKSLAIMGKTGSGKSTVALLLCRLIDPTEGEILIDGKNLKEHNLSNYRNHIGYIPQESFLFSDTIENNIGFAIDKPTLERVTEYAKKADVHKNIIEFKDQYKTMVGERGVMLSGGQKQRICIARALIKDPKILIFDDSLSALDTETEENILQNIENELEKSTSIIITHRESSAKRADKILNLTPVESPAEA
- the nusB gene encoding transcription antitermination factor NusB; this translates as MLGRRQIREKVIESVYSYYQNPVKADVVEKNMFAQIEKIYHLYIYQLNFLVALKDLAEHQIEIGKNKFIKTETNTNPNQKFINNQVLKMLEENTERLSFTTKHQELKWELYDELLVKTFQRMTAGKRYQDFMKEEGYSFEEDQKFIGKLFLRYLAENEDFHEHLEEKEISWSDDFHISNSMIQKTIGFFKENEPSHTLIKMIKDEDDRDFARKLLRQTLAHWEEAEKKLASRLENWDLERISLIDRIILITAICELDYFPLTPARVIINEYIEISKVFSTDRSNIFINGILDKYTKELNRN
- a CDS encoding DUF1573 domain-containing protein is translated as MKKLVKVFPLIAALALVSCKKDQSADQLVAQQDSTGTTTAAVVETPAAPVSGPLTTAALSESSYSFGKIKKGDQVEHVYEITNTGENPLIISEVKPACGCTAPDYTKDPIMPGQKGTITLKFDSASFDGMVSKQAEVFANVEKSPIVISFTADIQP
- the yajC gene encoding preprotein translocase subunit YajC; the encoded protein is MISIFLQAAPGGEASMMPTMIMMGLMFVGFYFLMIRPQMRKAKQEKNFQATLKVGSRVVTTSGMHGRIAQIMEDGVVIETLSGKLKFEKAAISRDFTQQRFPETTGEEKK